The genomic window TACAGTTATATTGATTAGATGCTAATCGGTGCCTATGCACTTGAAAGATAACCTCGGTCCCTCAGCAACCTCATCagccctttcctcctcctccatgtaaCCTTAACTCCATAGTCCCTCTCTGGGGTGTCTGTTGCTAAAATCTCTGAAGTCACGGTGTGTGGCGGGGTCATCGGCTGTGACGCAGGCAACAGGAGGCGAAGAAAGAACTACCATCATGGTGTAATTCTGGAGTCTCTACATCAGGTGGGCAAGACATTGTCCGTGCCAGGGGTGTGGTGTGTTGCTGAGGCAGGAGTCCGAGCAGAGCATGACGCTGGGCTCTTGCAATGTCTGGCAACATTGGCAGCTGACGTTCTAAGAACCCAACCTCTGCTAGAGGTTGATGCTGCATCTTCCAGTGTTACCTCTGACAACCGTCTCCTCTCAGCTGTCCCTTTCCTGAGAGAAGTTATCGGTGTTGGTGTCTACGTTTCATCTTGATTACTTAGGTACTCTGTACTTAGAGAACTGACCTTATGTGCTTGCAAGGAGAGATTGGACTGTTGACCTTCTCTGAAAATATAAGGCTTGGAACTTGCAAATACAACTTTTTTTCTGGATAACTGAGAACTCCTGTCAAGAATTATTGTTGCAGAGAGGCACTTCTTCCTCCCTCGCCTTCCTCTGGGTGCAGGGGGCGGTAGTTGATCAAACTGTGGACTCACCTGAAATTGAGTGAGAGACGAGACATCTTTGAACATGTTAGTTATACATTATTTATAGTCTATGGTTTGAACGGACAACATTCAGAAGATAGTAAATAATTACATTAAAAACATGATTGATTATCATCATACACATGATCAGTTATCCTAAACTGTGATTACCCAAGAACTACAGGTTGTGCAGCTGTTCTGTCGCTTCTCCTCAACCAGAAATGACTTGGGATTGAGTACGCCTCTCACTTGAGGCACGTTGAGGTATCTGGCGTCATCAAGTGGTGGATCAAAAAACAACAGCGACGGCTTCTGTGAGTTTGGCAAAGATGTCTTTCTTGTTTTACGGGGCATCAGAGATCATGGCTGAGGAGCTGATGGGATGAAAAGAAGGTGAAATATAAGGTGACGTATCAAAGTAATGCAGTGTGGAACAGATGTGGTATATAAGAAACGTTATAACGCTATAGCTTGCTTTGGGttaagtagctagttagctacaacaAAAATACGAGTGAAGAACCCTTCCATGAACACAGTACGCCTTCGTATATCACACGACGTACCTGGGTGTATACTGCATGTCAGAAGTAGCTAGTTATCAATGTTTTGAATAAATAATGTCAGAATCAGAAAGGACACAGATTTGGCATTTGCTCCGCTGTCCTCCATGTCTTGTGGTTAACATAATGGCTAACGCTGATTGGTTTTCACATCCACTGGGTTCAGCCCATTGGATATGCAAAGACCACATGACCGGAATCGCAAATACTGCGCCAAAATTCAAACTCCCTTTCACACTGAATGAAAGGAGGTAGAGATCTAAAACCTACCTATCAACTTTCATTTTCGATTGTCATTGTTTAATTAAGGAGTCAAGTAACCCAGAACAAAAGCGCTTCACCATAATATGAAGGTTTGTTATTTTTAACATGGTTAAAgttgctagttagctggctaattaACTGGATTAAAGTTAGCTGGCAAACTAAACGCGCTAACTACtaccgctagctagctaactactagTTTACGTTAGTTTGGGGAATATTTTTCTACCtttgtatgttagctagctaactataaaCCCGTGGATTAGCAACTATCTAATTTAGCTAACACCACCATGTTCTAGAAGACTGCGTCATAACCATAGCTGATATTTGAAAGACTGGTATTTCTATTCTAaaatcgctagctagctagctatagtaaCAATTAGCTGGCTGCTTTATTTTTAATTGAAACAATCCAACATATTTTAGTATAGTTAAGTTAGCAAGTTACTAGAGTAACGTCAGCGCAAATATGGGAAACATAAGTTCATGATGTGATCCATATCCGAAATACATTTAATTCGGCGTTGTTACCAGGTTACGCAAGCTAGCTAACGCTACTTTAATTTAACCATCAAAAGAACCTTGGATATTTTTTTTGAACTAACAGCTTTTGCATCGACAGTCTTGCTGCTTAGTTGCAGCATATCAACTCAGGTAAAAAGTTGTCAGCACCTGATTCGTCATCAGATCAGTTTCGCTATCATTTAACCATTATAGCTAACTAGCTCTAATCTAACCAGCTTTTTCTGCCCCATGGGAAATGTTGTTGTGACTTTAACGTTACCTGTTATCTCTTCAGACATCAAGTGAAGTCAAAGGGCCAGCCTCTGTAATCTGAGCAAAATGAAACAGAGCCCAAGAAGGCCCCTGATCCTTAGGAGGAGGAAGCTTCCTTTCCAGCTAAATGAACCAACCAATGGCTCAATTGAGGAGCCGGATGGACTACGACACAAGGAACCATCCACATCCAAACCCTCAGGTGGCCAGTGCTTTCCTGATGGCATCCGCATCATGGACCATCCCACTATGCCTGGCACACAAGTGGTTGTCATCCCCAAAACTGCAGACCTTCAGAGTGTAATTGGGGCCCTCACTGCCAAGGGGAAGGAGTGTGGCTCTCAAGGACCAAATAAATTCATCCTTCTAAGTGGTGGCGGCTGTATCGACGATGGTGCAGATTCTTTCTGTCAACCTAGCTATATGAGAGGACGCAGCTCTGGTAGGGGTAGCATGGCTCTTGTCACACAGCTAGAGAAGGCAACAACAATGGACTGCCTAAAGGATACTAGGACTTTGACTACAATTAAACCATGTATGTTTATTTTCTTTCATGATTTTGGGTTAAATTACCCTCCACTTTTCAGGTGTTTAACTGTTTGATGAACATTGTTGATGCGCACAGTTTTTATTATTTCACAGTGAATAGGGACCTTGATTGCAGTCCTCTAGACGACAGCCTTACTAACATCCAGTGGCTTGGGAGGATGAATACAGACGGTCTTGAACCAGATCCTGCTAAGAAAGCTGCCAACAAAGAGAATCATGACACTTGCCAACAGATTCTCCAGGTTTGGCTCCTCTTTTAGCTTCTCGGTGTGATTGTCAATGGACGTATGTAAACAGTGATGCTCAAGGAGGGTGTCACCAGCAACGTGTTATATGTTTATCAAGAGTGTTGCACTCAAGTGTGATATTAGCTCTGTGTGCTTGCTGCATTTGTTGAGTCTTCAAAGAGTAGTATCTAAATAGGCCAAACAAAGCCAACCTCTCTTTTGTTCTGTTTTGCACACAGTCACAAAGTGAGCGAATGGAAGCACACATGGTTGTAAAAGACCCCTTGTCAGAGAGACCACCCTACTCGTACATGGCAATGATTCAGTTTGCCATCAACAGTAAGAAGAGCAGGAGGATGACATTGAAAGAGATCTACACTTGGATTGAGGATCACTTTCCATATTTCAGAAAGGTGGCCAAGCCAGGCTGGAAGGTAAACATCCACAATAAGCCCTTGGTCACAGATAGATTTTTATTGGTGTCACTGTAGTAGTTGAGGACAAGATCGTGTAACAATAGAAGCAGAAGAATACCCCTTAAGCACCCAACAAAAACTTGTATAATTGACAATGGCATAAGCCACATCCTCTTAGTTTGATATTGTCTATGCTCCTTGCCAGAATTCCATCCGCCACAATCTTTCCCTGCATGACATGTTCATCCGTGAGACAACACAAGATGGCAAGATCTCCTACTGGACCATCCGCCCAGAGGCCAATCGCTGCCTTACTCTTGACCAGGTTTACAAGGTCAGCATGATACCCACTTTTCTGTTCTAAGTCATATTTTGTCGCTGGCCAATTACAACTATGGGACTCCACAAATCCCTGCATATAACGGTCTTAACTCTGATATTTACTCATCTCTATGATAACTCTGCCCCTTTTGACCAATTGTCCACCCCCACAGACTGAGTCTGATCCAACTTCCATCTCGTCTCGGACCATGCAGGTCTGTGAACAACATGTAAGATCGTTTTACCCTTCTTTTCATCTGTGGCAGTCAGTCAGGGAGAACAGGACagtaggagagaggacaggacatgCTTTCCATCTGCTCTTGTTTAGCTCATTAAGCTGACAATTAATTTCAGGGGAGATGCGAGGtgtaggcagagaggcaggcatcACAGGACCACCGTACATAGTCAGTAACTTCTTCTACACAGGTCGAACTCATGCCGTCTTCATATGTTGTCTTTGAGAAGAGAAAGGGACCATTTCAAATTAGAATAGTTGTGTTGGGAATAAGAAGTTAACATCTCAATTGTCTCCCGCAGCAACAAAAGAGAATTGCTCCTGACATCAAGAAAACATCTGCCAGTTTCCCTGGTGAGTGAGGGAAAGACGTGGGGGGAAACAAGCAGCTGGACAATTACCAAACTTTTGAGAGTTGGAAATTATTGATGTGTAGCTGTTGcctcattacatttttttctgcCATCCATATGttcagagaggaagatgaagcCCCTTCTTCCTCGTGCAGACTCCTACCTGGTCCCCATCCAGCTGCCTTTCACCCAGTCACTATTCCTGTCCTCGTCCACACAgctccccctctctgccccccAACAGAAATCTAGCTCCTCAGGAGGGTGCAAGAGGGTCCGTATAGCTCCCAAGGTAAAGTCTCACCATCAccatacgttttttttttattgtgaagtgCCGGGAGGTTACTTGATTCCCTATAGTTATTAAATTAATACGCTGGGACTGTGTTTGGCAGGTTACGTACAGTGATGCCTCCACAGTGATGCTGTATGCTCCTCCAGTTGAGGAGATGAAGGAGGAGCAGGTCTGTGTGCCCCTGACCTCCGTTGCCCCTAGGGCTGTTCTGACCAACACCAGGAAGGAAGTCAGCAGCTCCCGTCGCAAGCAGCGCCTCGTCCTGCCTTCCAATGAGGAGCCCGTGCTCCTCTTCCCCGACAGCACCTTCTTCGACTCGGGCCTGGCCTCCGACGGCTCCGCCTTCCAGGACGCCGAGCTCGATCCCCGGCCGGAGCCTGACAGCCCCTGCAGGGAATTCTCTTTCAAGACCCCCATCAAGAGCAGCCACCCAGCCTCCTCCACCCCCAGCAAGCCACCCACTGTGCTGTTAGAGCCCTGGAAGGTGACCCCGCTGGGCAAGGAGAGAGGCGGCATGCTGGACTTCAGCCCCATCCGCACCCCCGGCCCCAACTTCACCCCGCACCGCCATGACCACACCCCCTTCAGCTTCAGTAGCACTCCCTTTAAGGACCTGCCCTTGTTCAACTCCCCTCGCGAGTTGCTCACCTCTGCACGCTCCTCATCTGCGGCTGGCCCCACCGACACCTGCTCCCCGGGGCCGGAGCGTCTGCAGGGCTGCTCCAGAGTGCTCCAGATCGGGGGTCCCTCCACAGCTAACCGCTCCCTTACAGAGGGCTTGGTCCTGGACACCATGAACGACAGCCTGAGCAAGATCTTGGTGGATATCAGCTTCTCTGGCCTGGAGGATGATGATCTGGGTATGGGGAACATCAGCTGGTCTCAGCTCATCCCTGAACTCAAGTAGCCACTGCCGAGCAGAGAGCACGACCCTTTCAAAGTTCTTTGCTAGATGAGGATGCCATAGTCTCATCATTACCCAAGCTGCTCACATCATCTTCCAATCTGTAAATGTGGGAGTTTTTCTAACTTAGATTTTTTTCCTTTGTCGCTGGTTGCCTTTGTCAAAACTAACCAGTCTTTTTCCTCTCTCATGGTTGTGCTTCATGAAACAAGCTTAAGCGACCATATGTTGATTACAATTCACTGCCTCCCACGATAGACTTGAAGGAACTACTAGAGAACCGAAAAGTATGTTGTGTAGCCTGCATAGAATATGTATGTTAATTTGCACATTTTGTAATATGTTTTGCTctttaaaatgtacatttataCATAGATAAATCAAACTATCCAGTGAGACCGACACTACCATGCTAGAATATAAGATGTGGTGCCTGAGCGAGTCTCCATTTGATTGGACCTCTGAAAGGACGTAACATGATGTACATGATGATCAAACAATGAGAGAAAGTAATAAACAACAAGGACTGTCTACACCCAAAGGAGATGCCATTTTTGATTGACCAAGTCAACACTTATTCTAGTGCACTTTTGTAACTTATTCTAGGCATGACACAATGTCCAATCTGCTTTGTGAACTTTTAAAGAGTGGTAGTAGTTTCTTACTCACTATGTAAAAGCATAAAGTAGTATGGTGATGTCTTCTATTCCTGTGTTACTCCGTCTGGGTAGAAGGGAAATatatttgaataaaaaaaaatgtttgaattGTCATTGGAAGTTTTTTGGCTAGAAGGTTTAAACATTTAATGCATGAGTTTATGGTTTTATCTTGATCAAAGGTTAATAGTTGTTACTTTGTTATGGGAAAGGAAGACGGCATCATTTGTATATGACAAATTCTGAATGATGTATGGCTTTTTATAGTTCTTCTCAGTTCCTTTGTTAGCTGTGCTTGTGGTGGACACATTCAGGTTAGTTTAAGGAGCATCCTGTCTGCTAGTGTTTAATATCATGGCATGGGCTTGCTGGTGATTGACTTTCTTATCTTTGCAGTATTGGTGTCTTGGAAACTGTAGCTAATGTAAATGTTTAAAGTGCCTTTTTTCTTTTTGGGTGGGTGTGCTGACTACAGTGAAACCCGCTGACTTTGCTGCTCCTTTTCACATTGGTTGGGTTTAGATGTCTTAACTTGACTAGATTCACACAGTCCTGGGTTTCTTGTCCCATATCATTTAAAAGTATGATAAACTGGAAGAGGCATGAACACCACATCATATTCACTAACTTTTACATTCTGGCTCAGTATTTATTACATGACCAGTACAACAGACCCCAGAGGGAGGTTTGGGGAGAAACTGACATGGGTACATTTGGGGATGTTTAAGAAAAGCATGTCTGTTTTATGAATCCTATGTAAATGGAATAAATTAATGTCACAGTttctctttttgttttatttgagtatcaaatgtatttatatagcccttcgtacatcagctgatatctcaaagtgctgtacagaaacccagtctaaaaccccaaacagcaagcaatgcaggtgagtACCAAATACCAGTATGTCAACATTTGCTGATGAGCGTCATTTTAAATGTAAATAATCCACACAAAACATCTATCGTATTCAAAGCGTAAAATTACATCTCATTAATTCAAGTAAACAAaaacaagtgtttttttttctgcAGAACTAACTTTCCCAGCAGTGAATGTTGTAGAGTTAACGGCTCATTATTTTCCAAATCTAACATGCCTTGGTATTTACATCCATATACAATATGGAGGGCACAGCAATGGGTGTCCGTCcgtccagtcagtgtgtgagtAAAGAGGCGTCTTTAGTAGGTCTGAACTTCCTGCTGAGCCACCTCCAGCAGTATCTGGAGCTGCTTACTGCAGTAGTCTGGAGAATAGAGAGGCAGTCCTGTCAGTGACTCGCAACAGCCATAACTATCCCACACAACACCCTCATCTGACATTTCTGCTATCAGTAATTCAGTTTGATGACAACGACATAGTGGCATGATAAGGATGTGGCTTACTGAATATTTTTCTCCATCGGGTGGGCAGGCGTGAGCGGTGCACTGTCAGGTAGTAGACAGGGATTCCAGACAGGGTGAGAGCACAGCTGCCCCCTGTGTTCCAGGGGTCTGAGTACAAAGACAGCCCAACGATGAAGAAGCACACCACTGTGAAGGTGACTGCAATGGCCAGCGGCACCTAGTAGTCATAGAATAGAATTATGAGCTGATCATAGGAATAAAACTAGGTAAACAGTCAAGAAACCGCCAACTAGTAAGTACCAAACAAGTGACATTAGTTAATTATAGTAGTCATAGCAACCTTGAAGGGTCTTGGATGGAGGGGGAAGCGGGAGCGATGGATGAGCATCCCCATGGTTGCCATGGCAATGAAGAGCCACCGAGAGAAGGAGGCAAAGTTGATCAGCTGGAATATCTCTCCTCTtgccaccatcactaccactaaCGGATACTGCAGGAAGGACAACACAAACATCTCAACTGGACCATGAAAGCAAAGCATAGACCTACCTCATCAACCCAATAAGGACATCCCCACAATACAGATGTCTGTAAAGAGACTCTAATAGGGTTAGCAAGGACGACTATGTGCAGTAGTAGGAGACTATACCAGTAGCAGAATAGCAGGCAGAGGCGTGTTTCTACGGATATGGATCATtgagaagaggactggccagtgTCCCTCCCTGGCGCCCACGAACAGCATCCTgcacacggacagacagacgtcTCGTGAATAAAACCAGCCAAGCGTACATCAAGGGGTACATTTCTGAATTACGAGAGTGCAGCATTATTACCTGGGTGCTCCAAAGAAGCCACCGTTCAGTGCCCCAAGACAGGATACAGCTACCAGCACAGGAATCACAGAGGCCAAGCCGTGAAGCGCACGATTGGCAAACGTCTGCGATAAACAGACAGCATATATGAGACTGACATGCAGTTCACTTCATATGCAGTTATTTTCCGTCTCTTGGCTTTGACCATCTGATGCCATATTACTGACCACAGCCACAGCGTCAGACACAAGAAGCTCCTCTGCTGTCATCATGGTGTAATAGGCCACGTTGACAAGAACGTAGCACACAGTCACCGTCACCATGGAGAAGATGATTGCCAGTGGGATGTTTCTGACAAAATAGAGCAGACAAACTAAGACATGAGGTTACTTGATTTTTTGTGTGGAAATAATTGGTCAAttgtttttttaatataaaaTACCTATTTGGGTTAATAACCTCCTCTGTGACAAAATTCAGATAAAACCTGCGAAGAAAGTAAAATATGTTAATTTATCAGTTAACAGTTCTTTATGGATAACACAACAATGGTATGATATGGGATTTTCTTGTGCACTGTTTACCATCCACCATAGGCATATAGACCAGAATAAAAGGCCAATGGTAGCTTATCCAGTGTTAATGTATCAATCTCAAAGCCATTCTGAAAGttctctgtctgtcctggggaggggagagaggaaaatgAGTTAGCAGGGTTTGATTGATTAGGGTCCTGTGTATATTGTGTACATCGTGTATCATGTTACTCTACCAAAACCACTAACTACCCCACCTCTGGCTAATGCCGTGATGCCAGGAACGATAATTAAGACCAGGGCAAACATCTTAATGAATGTCAGCGTGATCTGTGTGCGAgaagccagggtcacactccagcAGTTTATCGCCACCACAAAtgctacagggagagagggaagataaACCTTGTTGAAATAGTATACCATTGTAATCAAACAATTCACAAAGTATTTTTGGTTGTATtttatcactcactcactccaagGATGCTGACCAGTTTAATCAGTGCTGTAGGAGGAGCACAAGGGCTGAAAAAGGGATCCACCACATAGCGTCCGAACGCCAGGGACACGTAGGATGCTACAGCTGGCCTTTACAGTCCACATGGAGTACAGTATTAAAGTATTAGAAAAACTTGTAGTAAACCATACTGTCTCCTAAACTATTCTAAGAGTGTATGCCCAGAGACACGGAGATACAGGCTGCTGACCTGATGAATAAAAACTCTGCCCAGAGACGCAGGAACGCAGGCAAGGGTCCTAATGTCTCCAGCAGATAGGTGTAGTGGCCCCCTGACTTTGTAAAGGTGGTTCCCAGCTCAGCATAGCACAAGGCCCCTGGACAAAGGGCAGAGACAGATGACACATTGGATTCcttgggtgaaaaaaaaaaaaaaatcccttagttgattacttttttcaaatacAGTCAGTTTTCCCACATTGAATTTGCtgattgaaatgatgtggaaactaTGTGGACTCAACAAGTTTTTGCTCAGTGGGCTGGGATATTTTCTATTGTATAACTATCTCTATACATTCaggaaacagatttttttttaaatatattaatTATTCAGTGCATATCATTAGTTATAGCTGTGCTTATAACTGTGGTATAATAAAGTTAAAAACTGGGGGAATACCTGGGAAAGGTCAGGCATACATCCACCCCATG from Oncorhynchus mykiss isolate Arlee chromosome 15, USDA_OmykA_1.1, whole genome shotgun sequence includes these protein-coding regions:
- the LOC110490496 gene encoding cystine/glutamate transporter isoform X2; its protein translation is MGIDGIQSKEEGDEVKEKKEDEVIHLRRTIGLLPAISFIIGTVVGSGIFIAPKGVLMNSGSVGLSLVVWALCGVLSTFGALCYAELGTTFTKSGGHYTYLLETLGPLPAFLRLWAEFLFIRPAVASYVSLAFGRYVVDPFFSPCAPPTALIKLVSILGVTFVVAINCWSVTLASRTQITLTFIKMFALVLIIVPGITALARGQTENFQNGFEIDTLTLDKLPLAFYSGLYAYGGWFYLNFVTEEVINPNRNIPLAIIFSMVTVTVCYVLVNVAYYTMMTAEELLVSDAVAVTFANRALHGLASVIPVLVAVSCLGALNGGFFGAPRMLFVGAREGHWPVLFSMIHIRRNTPLPAILLLYPLVVVMVARGEIFQLINFASFSRWLFIAMATMGMLIHRSRFPLHPRPFKTPGTQGAAVLSPCLESLSTT
- the LOC110490495 gene encoding forkhead box protein M1 isoform X1; this encodes MKQSPRRPLILRRRKLPFQLNEPTNGSIEEPDGLRHKEPSTSKPSGGQCFPDGIRIMDHPTMPGTQVVVIPKTADLQSVIGALTAKGKECGSQGPNKFILLSGGGCIDDGADSFCQPSYMRGRSSGRGSMALVTQLEKATTMDCLKDTRTLTTIKPLNRDLDCSPLDDSLTNIQWLGRMNTDGLEPDPAKKAANKENHDTCQQILQSQSERMEAHMVVKDPLSERPPYSYMAMIQFAINSKKSRRMTLKEIYTWIEDHFPYFRKVAKPGWKNSIRHNLSLHDMFIRETTQDGKISYWTIRPEANRCLTLDQVYKTESDPTSISSRTMQVCEQHQQKRIAPDIKKTSASFPERKMKPLLPRADSYLVPIQLPFTQSLFLSSSTQLPLSAPQQKSSSSGGCKRVRIAPKVTYSDASTVMLYAPPVEEMKEEQVCVPLTSVAPRAVLTNTRKEVSSSRRKQRLVLPSNEEPVLLFPDSTFFDSGLASDGSAFQDAELDPRPEPDSPCREFSFKTPIKSSHPASSTPSKPPTVLLEPWKVTPLGKERGGMLDFSPIRTPGPNFTPHRHDHTPFSFSSTPFKDLPLFNSPRELLTSARSSSAAGPTDTCSPGPERLQGCSRVLQIGGPSTANRSLTEGLVLDTMNDSLSKILVDISFSGLEDDDLGMGNISWSQLIPELK
- the LOC110490496 gene encoding cystine/glutamate transporter isoform X1 produces the protein MGIDGIQSKEEGDEVKEKKEDEVIHLRRTIGLLPAISFIIGTVVGSGIFIAPKGVLMNSGSVGLSLVVWALCGVLSTFGALCYAELGTTFTKSGGHYTYLLETLGPLPAFLRLWAEFLFIRPAVASYVSLAFGRYVVDPFFSPCAPPTALIKLVSILGVTFVVAINCWSVTLASRTQITLTFIKMFALVLIIVPGITALARGQTENFQNGFEIDTLTLDKLPLAFYSGLYAYGGWFYLNFVTEEVINPNRNIPLAIIFSMVTVTVCYVLVNVAYYTMMTAEELLVSDAVAVTFANRALHGLASVIPVLVAVSCLGALNGGFFGAPRMLFVGAREGHWPVLFSMIHIRRNTPLPAILLLYPLVVVMVARGEIFQLINFASFSRWLFIAMATMGMLIHRSRFPLHPRPFKVPLAIAVTFTVVCFFIVGLSLYSDPWNTGGSCALTLSGIPVYYLTVHRSRLPTRWRKIFNYCSKQLQILLEVAQQEVQTY
- the LOC110490495 gene encoding forkhead box protein M1 isoform X2, translated to MKQSPRRPLILRRRKLPFQLNEPTNGSIEEPDGLRHKEPSTSKPSGGQCFPDGIRIMDHPTMPGTQVVVIPKTADLQSVIGALTAKGKECGSQGPNKFILLSGGGCIDDGADSFCQPSYMRGRSSGRGSMALVTQLEKATTMDCLKDTRTLTTIKPLNRDLDCSPLDDSLTNIQWLGRMNTDGLEPDPAKKAANKENHDTCQQILQSQSERMEAHMVVKDPLSERPPYSYMAMIQFAINSKKSRRMTLKEIYTWIEDHFPYFRKVAKPGWKNSIRHNLSLHDMFIRETTQDGKISYWTIRPEANRCLTLDQVYKTESDPTSISSRTMQQQKRIAPDIKKTSASFPERKMKPLLPRADSYLVPIQLPFTQSLFLSSSTQLPLSAPQQKSSSSGGCKRVRIAPKVTYSDASTVMLYAPPVEEMKEEQVCVPLTSVAPRAVLTNTRKEVSSSRRKQRLVLPSNEEPVLLFPDSTFFDSGLASDGSAFQDAELDPRPEPDSPCREFSFKTPIKSSHPASSTPSKPPTVLLEPWKVTPLGKERGGMLDFSPIRTPGPNFTPHRHDHTPFSFSSTPFKDLPLFNSPRELLTSARSSSAAGPTDTCSPGPERLQGCSRVLQIGGPSTANRSLTEGLVLDTMNDSLSKILVDISFSGLEDDDLGMGNISWSQLIPELK